Proteins encoded in a region of the Mycobacterium branderi genome:
- a CDS encoding acetyl-CoA acetyltransferase, producing the protein MSIDARTPVVVGVGQAAERIDDPYYRAMSAVELATAGARAALEDCGADVAKVAAAIDTVAGVRQFEISGPAQAVLGKSNNYPRSVAGRIDADPARAILEIVGGQGPQHLITELAGEIAAGHCDVALIFGSDATSTNRYFAEADNKPDFSETVEGSLEDRGHGLEGLISRYTVIHGLVDAPTQYALLENARRASTGLSPAEYLRRMGELFAPFSKVAAANPFAAAPVARSVEELITVTESNRMISDPYPRLLVARDQVNQGAAALLMSVESARKLGVPEDNWVYLHGHADMAEQSLLDRPDLGHAPSAVMAVREALRVAGIGVDDVATFDLYSCFPVPVFNICDGMGIATDDPRGLTLTGGLPFFGGAGNNYSMHGVAETVAAMRSRPGDFGLVGANGGIMSKYSVGIYSTTPTEWKPDRSAQLQAEVETWPTVAVTEQADGTGTVETYTVRRDNGRLTGIIIGRLDADNSRFLATTEDDDLIALLTDGDPLGQAVRVRFFDYGNRCSF; encoded by the coding sequence GTGAGTATCGACGCCCGCACGCCCGTCGTCGTCGGCGTCGGGCAGGCTGCCGAGCGGATCGACGACCCCTACTACCGGGCCATGTCGGCCGTCGAGCTGGCCACGGCGGGCGCCCGGGCCGCGCTCGAGGATTGCGGCGCCGACGTTGCGAAGGTGGCGGCGGCGATCGACACCGTCGCGGGCGTGCGGCAATTCGAGATCTCCGGGCCGGCCCAGGCGGTACTGGGCAAGTCGAACAACTATCCGCGGTCGGTGGCGGGCCGCATCGACGCCGACCCGGCCCGGGCGATCCTGGAGATCGTCGGGGGCCAGGGGCCGCAGCATCTGATCACCGAGTTGGCCGGCGAGATCGCCGCCGGCCACTGCGACGTCGCGCTGATCTTCGGGTCGGACGCCACGTCGACCAACCGTTACTTCGCGGAGGCCGACAACAAGCCCGACTTCTCCGAGACGGTCGAGGGCTCGCTGGAAGACCGCGGGCACGGTCTGGAGGGGCTGATCAGCCGCTACACCGTGATTCACGGCCTGGTCGACGCACCGACGCAGTACGCGTTGCTGGAAAATGCCCGACGGGCTTCGACTGGCCTGAGTCCCGCCGAGTATCTGCGCCGCATGGGAGAGTTGTTCGCGCCGTTCAGCAAGGTGGCCGCTGCGAACCCGTTCGCCGCCGCGCCGGTGGCGCGCAGCGTCGAGGAACTGATCACGGTCACCGAGAGCAACCGGATGATCTCCGATCCGTATCCGCGGCTGCTGGTGGCCCGTGACCAGGTGAACCAGGGCGCGGCGGCGCTGCTGATGTCGGTGGAGTCGGCGCGCAAACTCGGTGTGCCGGAAGATAATTGGGTCTACCTGCACGGCCACGCCGACATGGCCGAGCAGAGTCTGCTCGATCGCCCAGATCTGGGACACGCGCCGTCGGCGGTGATGGCGGTGCGGGAGGCGTTGCGCGTCGCCGGAATTGGTGTCGACGACGTCGCCACCTTCGACCTGTACAGCTGCTTCCCGGTGCCGGTGTTCAACATCTGCGACGGCATGGGCATCGCGACCGACGACCCGCGCGGTCTGACGCTGACCGGCGGCCTGCCGTTCTTCGGCGGCGCCGGCAACAACTACTCGATGCACGGCGTCGCGGAGACCGTCGCTGCAATGCGAAGCCGCCCAGGCGATTTCGGGCTCGTCGGCGCCAACGGCGGCATCATGAGCAAGTACTCGGTCGGGATCTACTCGACCACGCCGACCGAGTGGAAACCGGATCGCAGCGCGCAGTTGCAGGCGGAGGTCGAGACGTGGCCCACTGTGGCGGTGACGGAACAGGCCGACGGCACCGGCACCGTCGAGACCTACACCGTGCGACGGGACAACGGCCGGCTGACCGGAATCATCATCGGCCGCCTCGACGCCGACAACAGCCGGTTTTTGGCCACCACCGAGGACGACGATCTGATCGCGCTGCTAACCGACGGGGATCCGCTCGGACAGGCGGTGAGGGTGCGCTTTTTCGACTACGGCAACCGCTGCAGTTTCTAG
- the pgi gene encoding glucose-6-phosphate isomerase, giving the protein MIPDISATDVWTALRKHHEQIRETHLRQLFADDPDRGRDLTLTVGDLYVDYSKHRITRETLELLVDLARAAHLEERRDEMFAGKHINTSEDRAVLHTALRLPRDATLTVDGQNVAEDVHKVLDAMGDFTDRLRSGEWTGATGKRIRTVVNIGIGGSDLGPVMVYQALRHYVDAGISARFVSNVDPADLVATLADLDPATTLFIVASKTFSTLETLTNATAARRWLTDALGDDAVAKHFVAVSTNKERVADFGIDTANMFGFWDWVGGRYSVDSAIGLSVMAAIGREAFGDFLSGFHIVDQHFRTAPLESNAPALLGLIGLWYSNFFGAQSRAVLPYSNDLARFAAYLQQLTMESNGKSTRADGTPVVTDTGEIYWGEPGTNGQHAFYQLLHQGTRLVPADFIGFSQPLDDLPDADGTGSMHDLLMSNFFAQTQVLAFGKTAEEIAAEGTPKDVVPHKVMPGNRPTTSILATRLTPSVLGQLIALYEHQVFTEGVVWGIDSFDQWGVELGKTQAKALLPVISEDTSPERQSDSSTDALVRRYRTERGRAG; this is encoded by the coding sequence ATGATCCCCGACATCTCGGCCACCGACGTGTGGACGGCGCTGCGCAAGCACCACGAGCAGATCCGCGAGACCCACCTGCGGCAACTCTTTGCCGACGACCCCGACCGAGGCCGCGACCTGACCCTCACCGTCGGCGACCTCTACGTCGACTACAGCAAGCACCGCATCACCCGCGAGACGCTCGAACTGCTGGTCGATCTCGCGCGCGCGGCGCACCTCGAGGAGCGGCGCGACGAGATGTTCGCCGGCAAGCACATCAACACCTCCGAGGACCGCGCGGTGCTGCACACCGCGCTGCGCCTGCCGCGCGACGCCACGCTGACTGTCGACGGGCAAAACGTCGCCGAGGACGTCCACAAAGTCCTTGATGCAATGGGTGATTTCACCGACCGGCTGCGCAGCGGCGAGTGGACGGGCGCCACCGGCAAACGCATCCGTACGGTGGTCAACATCGGTATCGGCGGCTCGGATCTGGGCCCGGTGATGGTGTATCAGGCGCTGCGCCACTACGTCGACGCCGGCATTTCGGCGCGGTTCGTGTCCAACGTCGACCCCGCCGACTTGGTCGCGACGCTGGCCGACTTAGACCCTGCCACAACACTTTTCATCGTCGCATCCAAGACGTTCTCCACGCTGGAGACGCTGACCAACGCGACAGCGGCGCGGCGCTGGCTGACCGACGCGCTCGGCGACGACGCGGTGGCCAAGCATTTCGTCGCGGTCTCCACCAACAAAGAACGGGTCGCGGATTTCGGCATCGACACCGCCAACATGTTCGGCTTCTGGGATTGGGTCGGCGGACGCTACTCGGTCGACTCGGCGATCGGGCTGTCGGTGATGGCCGCAATAGGACGAGAAGCGTTCGGCGACTTCCTCTCCGGATTCCACATCGTCGACCAGCACTTCAGGACCGCGCCGCTGGAATCCAACGCGCCGGCGCTGCTCGGGCTGATCGGGCTGTGGTACTCCAATTTCTTCGGCGCCCAATCGCGCGCGGTGCTGCCGTATTCCAACGACCTGGCGCGGTTCGCCGCCTACCTGCAGCAGCTGACCATGGAATCCAACGGCAAGTCGACTCGCGCCGACGGCACACCCGTCGTCACCGACACCGGCGAAATCTATTGGGGCGAACCAGGAACCAACGGTCAGCACGCCTTCTACCAGTTGCTGCACCAGGGCACCCGGCTGGTGCCGGCCGACTTCATCGGGTTTTCCCAACCGCTCGACGACCTGCCCGACGCCGACGGCACCGGCAGCATGCATGACCTGTTGATGAGTAACTTTTTCGCCCAGACCCAGGTGCTGGCGTTCGGCAAGACCGCCGAGGAGATCGCCGCCGAGGGCACGCCGAAAGACGTGGTGCCGCACAAGGTGATGCCCGGCAACCGGCCGACCACCTCGATTCTGGCGACCCGGCTCACCCCGTCGGTGCTGGGTCAGTTGATCGCACTCTACGAGCACCAGGTGTTCACCGAGGGTGTGGTGTGGGGCATCGACTCGTTCGACCAGTGGGGGGTGGAGCTGGGCAAGACCCAGGCCAAGGCGCTGCTGCCGGTGATCTCCGAGGACACGTCACCGGAGCGGCAGTCGGACAGCTCGACCGATGCGCTGGTGCGCCGCTACCGCACCGAAAGAGGGCGCGCGGGCTGA
- the sucD gene encoding succinate--CoA ligase subunit alpha: MAIFLTKDNKVIVQGITGSEATVHTARMLKAGTQIVGGVNARKAGTTVTHEDKGGRVIKLPVFGSVAEAMKETGADVSIIFVPPKFAKDAIIEAIDAEIPLLVVITEGIPVQDSAYAWAYNVHKGNKTRIIGPNCPGIITPGQSLVGITPANITGAGPIGLVSKSGTLTYQMMFELRDFGFSTAIGIGGDPVIGTTHIDAIEAFEKDPDTKVIVMIGEIGGDAEERAADYIKANVSKPVVGYVAGFTAPEGKTMGHAGAIVSGSSGTAAAKKEALEAAGVKVGKTPSETAALARKILQEL, encoded by the coding sequence ATGGCTATCTTTTTGACCAAGGACAACAAGGTCATCGTTCAGGGCATCACCGGCAGCGAGGCCACCGTGCACACCGCCCGGATGCTCAAGGCCGGCACCCAGATCGTCGGCGGCGTCAACGCCCGCAAAGCGGGCACCACGGTCACCCACGAGGACAAGGGCGGCCGGGTGATCAAGCTGCCCGTGTTCGGCAGCGTCGCCGAGGCCATGAAGGAGACCGGCGCCGACGTGTCGATCATCTTCGTCCCGCCGAAATTCGCCAAGGACGCCATTATCGAGGCCATCGACGCCGAGATTCCGCTGCTGGTCGTCATCACCGAGGGAATCCCGGTGCAGGACAGCGCCTATGCGTGGGCCTACAACGTGCACAAGGGCAACAAGACCCGGATCATCGGGCCGAACTGTCCCGGCATCATCACCCCCGGTCAGTCGCTCGTCGGCATCACGCCGGCCAACATCACCGGAGCCGGTCCGATCGGCCTGGTGTCCAAGTCGGGCACCCTGACCTACCAGATGATGTTCGAGCTGCGTGACTTCGGCTTCTCGACCGCGATCGGGATCGGCGGCGACCCGGTGATCGGCACCACCCACATCGACGCCATCGAGGCATTCGAGAAAGACCCGGACACCAAGGTCATCGTGATGATCGGCGAGATCGGCGGCGACGCCGAAGAGCGCGCGGCCGACTACATCAAGGCCAACGTCTCCAAGCCGGTCGTCGGCTACGTCGCGGGATTCACCGCGCCGGAAGGCAAGACGATGGGCCACGCCGGCGCCATCGTGTCCGGCTCGTCCGGCACCGCGGCCGCCAAGAAGGAGGCCTTGGAGGCGGCCGGCGTCAAGGTCGGCAAAACCCCGTCGGAGACGGCGGCTTTGGCGCGGAAGATTCTGCAGGAGTTGTGA
- a CDS encoding TetR/AcrR family transcriptional regulator, translated as MSAEARREQILDVTHAIVDAEGFHAATPNRIARQAGINRSLIYQMFGDPAGLFVALIDREAARAGAQFAEAISGLDAAAAEESLVLAFDGVLAAVDAHPATWRLFLFPPQGAPPELYARLAQSQAVVLEFFVRELLRINPHLHDPDYTARVLHAAGRELLQLHLSDPQTATVERLRTFVRRFGAELVVPTP; from the coding sequence ATGTCGGCCGAAGCGCGGCGCGAGCAGATCCTCGACGTCACGCATGCGATCGTCGATGCGGAAGGGTTTCACGCGGCCACGCCGAACCGCATCGCCCGGCAGGCCGGCATCAACCGGTCGTTGATCTATCAGATGTTCGGCGACCCCGCAGGGCTTTTCGTTGCCTTGATCGACCGCGAGGCGGCGCGGGCCGGTGCGCAGTTCGCCGAGGCGATTTCGGGATTGGACGCGGCCGCCGCAGAGGAGTCGCTGGTGCTCGCGTTCGACGGTGTGCTGGCCGCCGTCGACGCCCACCCGGCGACCTGGCGGCTGTTCTTGTTCCCGCCGCAGGGCGCGCCGCCGGAGCTGTATGCCCGGCTGGCCCAATCCCAGGCCGTCGTGCTGGAGTTCTTCGTTCGGGAACTGCTGCGCATCAACCCGCATCTGCACGATCCCGATTACACCGCCCGGGTCCTGCATGCCGCTGGCCGCGAACTGCTGCAGCTGCACCTGTCCGATCCGCAGACCGCGACCGTCGAACGCCTGCGGACTTTTGTGCGGCGCTTCGGCGCCGAGCTCGTGGTGCCGACGCCGTGA
- a CDS encoding M23 family metallopeptidase codes for MAQHRSARSPVAGDSRGSRDRWSDLDRNEVTDIIPFNEFGTLDDLDFSDNSVFGSTASVLDAPELDDLHDTDDLTPLRLASPSEHPTERTSSYRLELHGRPSNADAPWRRPQHRRQLSGAARGRMLITAMAAGAAAAAAHSATHPSDDSKAETVLAADASTPSGGPITTSARGMQMVTVKPAANVAVHNAELAHAVAFAEERAQREARLQQPLFVMPTKGIFTSNFGYRWGVLHAGIDIANSIGTPILAVSDGVVIDAGPTAGYGMWVKLRHADGTVTLYGHVNTTTVSVGQRVMAGDQIATMGNRGNSTGPHLHFEVLLGGTNRVDPVPWLAKRGLSVGSFAG; via the coding sequence TTGGCCCAGCACCGTTCTGCCCGGTCTCCTGTTGCCGGGGACTCTCGTGGATCGCGCGACCGCTGGTCAGACCTCGACCGCAACGAGGTCACCGACATCATCCCCTTCAACGAATTCGGCACCCTCGATGACCTGGACTTCAGCGACAACAGCGTCTTCGGAAGCACAGCGTCGGTACTGGACGCGCCCGAGCTCGACGACCTGCACGACACCGACGACCTGACCCCGCTGCGCCTGGCCAGCCCCAGCGAACACCCCACCGAGCGGACCAGTTCCTACCGCCTTGAACTGCACGGCCGTCCCAGTAACGCCGACGCGCCCTGGCGCCGCCCGCAGCACCGCAGGCAACTCAGTGGCGCGGCGCGGGGCCGGATGCTCATCACCGCCATGGCCGCCGGTGCCGCGGCTGCCGCGGCACATTCGGCCACACACCCCTCCGATGACTCGAAGGCCGAAACCGTCCTGGCCGCCGACGCGTCGACGCCCAGCGGCGGCCCCATCACCACCTCGGCCCGCGGCATGCAGATGGTCACCGTGAAGCCCGCCGCAAATGTTGCCGTACACAACGCCGAACTCGCCCACGCCGTGGCGTTTGCTGAAGAGCGCGCCCAGCGGGAGGCGCGCCTGCAGCAACCACTGTTCGTCATGCCGACAAAGGGCATATTCACGTCGAATTTCGGGTACCGCTGGGGTGTGCTGCACGCCGGGATCGACATTGCGAACTCGATCGGAACTCCGATCCTCGCGGTGTCGGACGGGGTCGTCATCGACGCCGGCCCGACCGCCGGCTACGGGATGTGGGTCAAGCTGCGCCACGCGGACGGAACGGTCACGCTGTACGGCCACGTCAACACCACGACGGTCAGCGTCGGCCAGCGTGTGATGGCGGGCGATCAGATCGCCACGATGGGCAACCGCGGCAACTCCACCGGTCCGCACCTGCATTTCGAGGTGTTGCTGGGCGGCACAAACCGGGTGGACCCGGTGCCGTGGCTGGCCAAGCGGGGCCTGAGTGTCGGAAGTTTCGCCGGTTGA
- a CDS encoding oxygenase MpaB family protein translates to MVTYYPELAERVRSQRELQPDLYGDFDFDQQPDRLATEPDADSALPAWVADRAPILEDERVLELISTATMLGDVVADPYAALMNTHSVAHLIDMLKRACREGVDAVPDAPPELVSFIAAMEDAPEWIDFDLVREGARQERIPAALLAPFITRGAFIATFTNTYAALPMALTGALSGKRAARRVNETASFFAVTTLPGALDRYGPGFEAAAMVRLMHSMVRYNALKKSDKWDKAVYGMPIPQVDQMPAGMIGQYLLARRARQQGRTKFTKEERAVVEFARYRCFLLGLPPELLPSEPADIMHVMHARSALLRDGFDDICRELVKGTMAAYLRPGTSLFDRCAEAVEKSFSKLTFVRTFCGGDRDVAEAMGVSLGPTDLVRVALTTPFIIGRFTAVQQASRIPVLRDITDAYVIGLLKLRLATYGRPEFTTDADHYTPVPV, encoded by the coding sequence ATGGTCACGTACTACCCCGAACTCGCCGAGCGCGTCCGAAGCCAGCGCGAGTTGCAGCCCGACCTCTACGGGGACTTCGACTTCGACCAGCAGCCCGATCGCCTGGCCACCGAACCCGACGCCGACTCCGCGCTGCCGGCCTGGGTCGCCGACCGCGCGCCGATCCTGGAAGACGAGCGGGTGCTCGAATTGATCAGCACGGCAACCATGCTCGGCGACGTCGTCGCTGATCCCTATGCGGCCCTGATGAATACGCACAGCGTCGCGCATCTGATCGACATGCTCAAGCGCGCCTGCCGCGAGGGCGTCGACGCGGTGCCAGACGCGCCGCCCGAACTCGTGTCGTTCATCGCCGCGATGGAGGACGCCCCGGAGTGGATCGACTTCGACCTGGTCCGCGAGGGCGCCCGCCAAGAGCGGATTCCCGCCGCGCTGCTGGCGCCCTTTATTACGCGCGGAGCCTTCATCGCGACTTTCACCAATACCTACGCCGCGCTGCCGATGGCCCTGACCGGTGCGCTGTCGGGCAAGCGGGCCGCCCGGCGGGTCAACGAGACGGCGAGTTTCTTCGCCGTCACCACCTTGCCCGGAGCGCTGGACCGCTACGGCCCCGGCTTCGAAGCCGCCGCCATGGTCCGGTTGATGCACTCGATGGTCCGCTACAACGCGCTGAAGAAATCCGACAAGTGGGATAAAGCCGTCTACGGCATGCCGATTCCGCAGGTCGACCAGATGCCCGCCGGAATGATCGGCCAGTACCTGCTGGCCCGGCGGGCGCGTCAGCAGGGGCGCACGAAGTTCACCAAAGAGGAACGCGCCGTCGTCGAATTCGCCCGGTATCGCTGCTTTTTGCTCGGCCTGCCGCCCGAACTGCTGCCGTCCGAGCCCGCCGACATCATGCACGTCATGCACGCGCGCTCGGCGCTGCTGCGCGACGGATTCGACGACATCTGCCGCGAACTCGTCAAAGGAACGATGGCGGCCTACCTGCGCCCCGGCACTAGCCTGTTCGACCGGTGCGCCGAGGCGGTCGAGAAGAGTTTTTCCAAGCTCACGTTCGTCCGCACGTTCTGCGGTGGCGATCGCGACGTCGCCGAGGCGATGGGCGTTTCACTGGGGCCGACGGACCTCGTGCGCGTCGCCCTCACCACGCCCTTCATCATCGGACGCTTCACCGCCGTGCAGCAGGCCAGCCGCATTCCCGTTTTGCGGGATATCACCGACGCCTACGTCATCGGGCTGCTCAAGCTACGGCTGGCGACCTACGGCAGACCCGAATTCACCACCGACGCAGACCATTACACGCCGGTCCCAGTGTGA
- a CDS encoding chorismate mutase, translating into MTMETEQLPDIDELRQEIDRLDAEILAAVKRRTEVSQAIGKVRMANGGTRLVHSREMKVIERYSELGPDGKDLAMLLLRMGRGRLGH; encoded by the coding sequence ATGACGATGGAAACGGAACAGCTTCCCGATATCGACGAGCTGCGTCAGGAGATCGACCGGCTCGACGCTGAGATACTGGCTGCGGTCAAACGCCGCACCGAGGTATCCCAGGCAATCGGCAAGGTCCGGATGGCCAACGGGGGAACCCGGCTGGTGCACAGCCGCGAGATGAAGGTCATCGAGCGCTACAGCGAGCTCGGGCCCGACGGCAAAGACCTCGCGATGCTGCTCCTGCGTATGGGCAGAGGCCGGCTCGGCCACTAG
- the pcrA gene encoding DNA helicase PcrA: MTMHVTDAGPDQLLDGLNPQQRQAVLHEGSPLLIVAGAGSGKTAVLTRRIAYLMAARDVGAGQVLAITFTNKAAAEMRERVVQLVGPRARSMWVSTFHSTCVRILRNQATLIPGLNSNFSIYDADDSRRLLQMIGKDMGLDIKRYSPRLLANAISNLKNELIDPQQATSALSDDSDDLARTVAAVYSEYQHRLRAANALDFDDLIGGTVAVLQAFPQIAQHYRRRFRHILVDEYQDTNHAQYVLVRELVGPGCEEGTDGGLPPAELCVVGDADQSIYAFRGATIRNIEDFERDYPDATTILLEQNYRSTQNILSAANSVISRNSGRREKRLWTDAGEGELIVGYVADNEHDEARFVAEEIEALAQRGDITYNDVAVFYRTNNSSRSLEEVFIRTGIPYKVVGGVRFYERKEIRDIVAYLRVLDNPGDAVSLRRILNTPRRGIGDRAEACVAVYAENTGASFADALDAAAQGKVPMLNSRSVKAIAGFVEMLDELRGRLDGDLGELVEAVLDRTGYREELESSSDPQDLARLDNLNELVSVAHEFATDMANTAALEEGADDEDVPDTSVLAQFLERVSLVADADEIPEHNAGVVTLMTLHTAKGLEFPVVFVTGWEDGMFPHMRALGDPGELSEERRLAYVGITRARQRLYVSRAKVRSSWGQPMLNPESRFLREIPQELIDWRRSDPAPSFSAPVSGAGRFGPSSRPSPAHVSKSNRPLLVLEPGDRVSHDKYGLGRVEEVSGVGESAMSLIDFGSSGRVKLMHNHAPLTKL; the protein is encoded by the coding sequence TTGACGATGCACGTGACCGATGCCGGGCCGGATCAGTTGCTCGACGGCCTCAACCCCCAGCAGCGCCAGGCGGTGCTGCACGAGGGTTCCCCGCTGCTGATCGTCGCGGGTGCCGGCTCGGGCAAGACGGCGGTGTTGACCCGGCGCATTGCCTACCTGATGGCCGCGCGGGACGTGGGTGCGGGCCAGGTTCTGGCCATCACCTTCACCAACAAGGCGGCCGCCGAAATGCGCGAGCGGGTGGTTCAGTTGGTCGGCCCGCGAGCGCGCTCTATGTGGGTGTCGACGTTCCACTCCACCTGCGTGCGGATCCTGCGTAACCAAGCCACGCTGATCCCGGGGCTCAATTCCAACTTCTCGATCTACGACGCCGACGATTCGCGACGACTGCTGCAGATGATCGGCAAGGACATGGGCCTGGACATCAAGCGGTATTCGCCGCGGCTGCTGGCCAACGCCATTTCCAACCTGAAAAACGAGCTGATCGACCCGCAGCAGGCGACGTCGGCTCTCTCCGACGACTCCGACGATCTGGCCCGCACCGTCGCCGCCGTCTACTCCGAATATCAGCACCGGCTGCGGGCAGCCAACGCGCTGGATTTCGACGACCTGATCGGCGGGACCGTCGCGGTGTTGCAGGCCTTCCCGCAGATCGCCCAGCATTACCGGCGGCGGTTCCGGCACATCTTGGTCGACGAGTACCAGGACACCAACCATGCGCAGTACGTGCTGGTGCGCGAGCTGGTGGGGCCGGGCTGTGAAGAAGGCACGGACGGCGGGTTGCCGCCGGCCGAGTTGTGTGTTGTCGGGGATGCCGATCAGTCGATCTACGCCTTCCGCGGCGCGACGATCCGCAACATCGAGGACTTCGAGCGCGACTACCCCGACGCCACCACGATTCTGCTGGAACAGAACTACCGCTCGACCCAGAACATCTTGTCGGCGGCCAACTCGGTGATCTCGCGGAACTCCGGACGCCGGGAGAAGCGGCTGTGGACCGATGCGGGCGAGGGGGAGTTGATTGTCGGCTACGTCGCCGACAACGAGCACGACGAGGCACGGTTTGTCGCCGAAGAGATCGAGGCGTTGGCCCAGCGCGGGGATATCACGTACAACGATGTGGCGGTCTTCTACCGCACCAACAACTCGTCGCGCTCGCTGGAAGAGGTGTTCATCCGGACCGGGATCCCATACAAAGTCGTTGGGGGCGTTCGGTTTTACGAGCGCAAAGAGATCCGCGACATCGTGGCCTACCTGCGGGTGCTGGACAACCCCGGCGACGCGGTGAGCCTGCGGCGCATTCTCAACACGCCGCGGCGCGGAATCGGTGATCGGGCCGAAGCCTGCGTGGCGGTGTACGCCGAAAACACAGGTGCCAGTTTCGCCGACGCGCTCGACGCTGCCGCCCAAGGCAAAGTGCCGATGCTCAATTCCCGCTCGGTGAAAGCGATCGCGGGTTTCGTCGAGATGCTCGACGAGCTGCGCGGCCGGCTCGACGGCGACCTCGGCGAATTGGTCGAGGCGGTGCTCGACCGCACCGGCTATCGCGAGGAGCTGGAATCCTCAAGCGATCCACAGGATTTGGCCCGGCTGGACAACCTGAACGAACTCGTCAGCGTCGCACACGAATTCGCCACCGACATGGCCAACACCGCCGCGCTCGAGGAGGGTGCCGACGACGAAGACGTGCCCGACACCAGTGTGTTGGCGCAGTTCCTGGAGCGGGTGTCGCTGGTCGCCGACGCCGACGAAATTCCCGAGCACAACGCCGGCGTGGTGACGTTGATGACGCTGCACACCGCGAAAGGGCTGGAGTTTCCGGTGGTGTTCGTCACCGGGTGGGAGGACGGGATGTTCCCCCACATGCGGGCGTTGGGCGATCCAGGCGAACTCTCCGAGGAACGGCGGCTGGCCTACGTCGGGATCACCCGGGCCCGGCAGCGGCTCTACGTCAGCCGGGCCAAGGTCCGCTCGTCGTGGGGCCAGCCGATGCTCAATCCCGAATCGCGGTTCCTGCGGGAAATCCCGCAGGAACTGATCGACTGGCGGCGCAGCGACCCGGCCCCGTCGTTCAGTGCGCCGGTGAGCGGCGCCGGGCGGTTCGGGCCGTCGTCGCGCCCGTCACCGGCCCACGTGTCCAAGAGCAACCGGCCGCTGCTGGTGCTCGAGCCCGGCGACCGGGTGTCGCACGACAAGTACGGGCTGGGCCGTGTCGAGGAGGTCTCCGGCGTCGGGGAATCGGCGATGTCGCTGATCGACTTCGGCAGTTCGGGGCGGGTCAAGCTGATGCACAACCACGCCCCACTCACCAAGCTGTAG
- the sucC gene encoding ADP-forming succinate--CoA ligase subunit beta, translated as MDLFEYQAKELFAKHNVPTTPGRVTDSADGAKAIAEEIGRPVMVKAQVKTGGRGKAGGVKYAATPEDAYTHAGNILGLDIKGHVVKKLLVSEASDIAEEYYISFLLDRANRTYLAMCSVEGGMEIEEVAATKPERLAKVPVDAVKGVDLAFARSIAEQGHLPAEVLDAAAVTIQKLWELFVAEDATLVEVNPLVRTPDDQILALDGKVTLDGNAAFRQPGHVEFEDRDATDPLELKAKEHDLNYVKLDGQIGIIGNGAGLVMSTLDVAAYAGEKHGGVKPANFLDIGGGASAEVMAAGLDVILGDEQVKSVFVNVFGGITACDAVANGIVSALKMLGDEANKPLVVRLDGNNVEEGRRILAEANHPLVTLVATMDEAADKAAELASA; from the coding sequence ATGGATCTCTTCGAGTACCAGGCGAAGGAGTTGTTCGCCAAGCACAACGTGCCCACCACGCCCGGACGGGTGACCGACAGCGCCGATGGCGCCAAGGCGATCGCCGAGGAAATCGGCCGCCCGGTGATGGTCAAGGCACAGGTCAAGACCGGTGGTCGTGGCAAGGCCGGTGGCGTGAAGTACGCCGCCACCCCCGAGGACGCCTACACCCACGCGGGCAACATCCTCGGCCTCGACATCAAGGGGCACGTCGTCAAGAAACTGCTGGTGTCGGAGGCCAGCGACATCGCCGAGGAGTACTACATCTCCTTCCTGCTCGACAGGGCCAACCGCACCTACCTGGCGATGTGCTCGGTGGAGGGCGGCATGGAAATTGAAGAGGTCGCCGCGACCAAGCCCGAGCGGCTGGCCAAGGTTCCCGTCGACGCGGTCAAGGGAGTCGATCTGGCCTTCGCACGGTCGATCGCCGAGCAGGGCCACCTGCCGGCCGAGGTGCTCGACGCCGCTGCCGTGACGATCCAGAAGCTGTGGGAGCTCTTCGTCGCCGAGGACGCCACCCTGGTCGAGGTCAACCCGCTGGTGCGCACGCCGGACGACCAGATCCTGGCGCTGGACGGCAAGGTGACGCTCGACGGCAACGCCGCCTTCCGCCAGCCCGGCCACGTCGAGTTCGAGGACCGGGACGCCACCGACCCGCTGGAGCTCAAGGCCAAAGAACACGACCTCAACTACGTCAAGCTGGACGGCCAGATCGGGATCATCGGTAACGGCGCCGGCCTGGTGATGTCGACCCTGGACGTCGCCGCCTATGCCGGCGAGAAGCACGGCGGCGTGAAGCCGGCCAACTTCCTGGACATCGGTGGTGGCGCGTCCGCGGAGGTGATGGCCGCCGGGCTGGACGTCATCCTTGGCGACGAGCAGGTCAAGAGTGTGTTCGTCAACGTCTTCGGCGGGATCACTGCCTGCGACGCCGTCGCCAACGGCATCGTGTCCGCGCTGAAGATGCTCGGCGACGAAGCCAACAAGCCGCTGGTGGTTCGGCTGGACGGCAACAACGTCGAGGAGGGCCGGCGGATCCTGGCCGAGGCCAACCATCCGCTGGTGACACTGGTGGCGACGATGGACGAGGCCGCCGACAAAGCCGCCGAGCTGGCGAGCGCCTGA